A DNA window from Haliovirga abyssi contains the following coding sequences:
- a CDS encoding response regulator, producing the protein MKNKGISIKREIIYITTFLTIFILVVFGAFFFYKFWELNLDKAKNIIKGKNREISIFTESFFNNIFKDIDIIVKDENTSLAFKNKKYKKKVLKLLKNISETDKYISYVYIGYKNKKMIINNWEPPKGFDLTKRPWYISAKKSAYKISIGNPYKEIKTKEWLLSQSIALKDKENKFVGVLSIDCNIENIVKSLARDKEYKTQRTYIIDESGKILIHPDKFYINKFYPNIRKKLLKNNGYINYSLSGNRKVMGYYSKIKSTDWYIVTSIDSKEIVDPIIYNMALDFIIMILMALLIGNIFNIIFYKRFAKPIIELEDRVLKILNEEKIEKGDYKNSNKEIIRIIEAIETMTSNSLKEKNKELEAIIESTNRGIVVVDKDGKSFYINNNFKKIWGEDLELGKLNSKNIQKIVFSKVKSEKIEEAKQRFLKFLKENKSSKDIIELNDGRSIEVYFTNIDNNSKRVWSFSDITEDKMKELELNIAKEKAEAANKAKSEFLANMSHEIRTPLNGIIGFTELVSKTPLNKLQLQYLENIKVSGEALLGIINDILDFSKIEAGKLELEFIEGDIIDLSEAATEITKYNADKKNLEILLNIKPDVPRYAKIDVVRLKQILINLLGNAIKFTEKGEVELELKFMPKDKKIGFFTFSIRDTGIGITEEQQKKLFKAFSQADSSTTRKFGGTGLGLIISNMLAKKMGGKIELESKSGKGTKFYFTIETEYEEENDLLLRDISKEIKRVMIVDDNKKNREILSENLKYFGIESRGISNGYDAIEILKDGYKVDLVIMDYHMPKLDGLSTIKEIRKLFSKEKLPIILLHSSSDDFKLNEKCKELGVRFNLQKPINSRELISYLKNIKMEQVYNKPKTEDKRGKRQEDIITKDKVTILIAEDVEINMLLIETMVTMYIPNSNILKAKNGEEVLEIVKNNKVDLILMDVHMPEKDGIEATIEIRKREKDSEHIFIIALTAGGTTEDREKALSAGMDDFITKPIDKDELKSTLGKYLNKIMKEKMEKDENNYPTYIEGVDIKSGVERILGNKELYFKFIYDFIDKSQKYVEEIKGYLYKNDIENARKVAHALKGVSGNLSAKDIQEKSTKLEKILKDNGDYKEELVELEKVVGIFVHSANENKK; encoded by the coding sequence TAGATAAAGCAAAAAATATAATAAAAGGAAAAAATAGAGAAATATCCATATTTACAGAAAGTTTTTTTAATAACATATTTAAAGATATAGATATTATTGTTAAAGATGAAAATACCTCATTAGCATTTAAAAATAAAAAATATAAAAAGAAAGTTTTGAAACTATTAAAAAATATATCAGAAACAGATAAATATATATCATATGTATATATAGGATACAAAAATAAAAAAATGATAATAAATAATTGGGAACCACCAAAAGGATTTGATTTGACTAAAAGACCTTGGTATATTTCAGCAAAAAAGAGTGCATATAAGATTTCAATAGGAAATCCATATAAGGAGATAAAAACAAAAGAATGGCTACTTTCTCAGTCGATTGCATTAAAAGATAAAGAAAATAAATTTGTTGGAGTCTTATCAATTGATTGCAATATAGAAAATATTGTAAAATCATTAGCTAGAGATAAAGAATATAAAACTCAAAGGACATATATAATAGATGAAAGTGGAAAAATTTTAATTCATCCAGATAAATTTTATATAAATAAATTTTATCCCAACATTAGAAAAAAACTTTTAAAAAATAATGGATATATTAATTATAGTTTAAGTGGAAATAGAAAAGTTATGGGGTATTATAGTAAGATAAAATCAACTGATTGGTATATAGTAACCTCAATAGATAGCAAAGAAATAGTTGATCCAATAATTTATAATATGGCATTAGATTTTATAATAATGATATTAATGGCGTTGTTAATAGGAAATATATTTAATATTATATTTTATAAAAGATTTGCAAAACCAATAATAGAATTAGAGGATAGAGTGTTAAAGATATTAAATGAGGAAAAAATAGAAAAAGGAGATTATAAAAATTCAAACAAAGAGATTATTAGGATAATAGAAGCGATAGAAACTATGACATCTAATTCATTAAAAGAGAAAAATAAAGAGTTAGAGGCTATAATAGAATCAACAAATAGAGGAATTGTAGTTGTAGATAAAGATGGGAAATCATTTTATATAAATAATAATTTTAAAAAAATTTGGGGAGAAGATTTAGAGTTAGGAAAATTAAATTCAAAAAATATACAAAAGATAGTATTTAGTAAAGTAAAAAGTGAAAAAATAGAAGAAGCTAAACAAAGATTTTTAAAATTTTTAAAAGAGAATAAAAGTTCTAAAGATATAATAGAATTAAATGATGGGAGAAGTATTGAGGTTTATTTTACAAATATAGATAACAATAGTAAAAGAGTTTGGAGTTTTAGTGATATAACAGAAGATAAAATGAAAGAATTGGAATTAAATATTGCTAAAGAAAAAGCAGAAGCAGCCAATAAGGCAAAATCAGAATTTTTAGCAAATATGAGTCATGAGATAAGAACACCATTAAATGGAATAATAGGATTTACAGAGTTAGTATCCAAAACACCTTTAAATAAATTACAGTTACAATATTTAGAAAATATAAAAGTTTCAGGAGAGGCATTACTTGGAATAATAAATGATATATTAGATTTTTCAAAAATAGAAGCTGGGAAATTGGAATTAGAATTTATAGAAGGAGATATAATAGATTTATCAGAAGCAGCAACAGAGATAACAAAATACAATGCAGATAAAAAGAATTTGGAAATATTATTAAATATAAAACCAGATGTACCAAGATATGCTAAGATAGATGTTGTAAGATTAAAACAGATACTAATAAATTTATTAGGAAATGCAATTAAATTTACAGAAAAGGGAGAAGTTGAATTAGAGCTAAAATTTATGCCAAAAGATAAAAAAATTGGATTTTTTACATTTTCAATAAGAGATACAGGAATAGGGATAACAGAAGAACAGCAGAAAAAACTTTTTAAAGCATTTTCACAAGCGGATAGTTCTACAACAAGAAAATTTGGAGGTACAGGATTAGGATTAATAATCTCAAATATGTTAGCAAAAAAAATGGGAGGGAAAATAGAGTTAGAGAGTAAATCTGGTAAAGGAACAAAATTTTATTTTACAATAGAAACAGAGTATGAAGAGGAGAATGATTTATTATTAAGAGATATATCAAAAGAGATAAAAAGGGTAATGATAGTAGATGATAATAAAAAAAATAGAGAGATACTAAGTGAAAATTTAAAATATTTCGGGATAGAGAGTAGAGGAATATCAAATGGATATGACGCAATAGAAATTTTAAAAGATGGTTATAAAGTAGATTTGGTAATAATGGATTATCATATGCCAAAATTAGATGGGTTGTCAACGATAAAGGAGATAAGAAAACTATTTAGTAAAGAAAAGTTACCAATAATATTATTACATAGTTCATCAGATGATTTTAAATTAAATGAGAAGTGTAAAGAGTTAGGAGTAAGATTTAATTTGCAAAAACCAATAAACTCACGAGAGCTAATTAGTTATTTGAAAAATATAAAAATGGAACAAGTATATAATAAACCTAAAACAGAAGATAAAAGAGGGAAGAGGCAAGAAGATATAATAACAAAAGATAAAGTAACCATATTAATAGCAGAGGATGTGGAGATAAATATGCTATTAATAGAAACAATGGTAACAATGTATATACCAAATTCTAATATATTAAAAGCTAAAAATGGAGAAGAGGTATTAGAAATAGTAAAAAATAATAAAGTGGATTTAATATTAATGGATGTGCATATGCCTGAAAAAGATGGGATAGAAGCAACAATAGAAATAAGAAAAAGGGAAAAAGATAGTGAACATATTTTTATAATAGCATTAACAGCAGGAGGAACAACTGAAGATAGGGAAAAGGCTCTATCTGCAGGAATGGATGACTTTATAACAAAGCCTATAGATAAAGATGAGTTAAAATCTACTTTAGGTAAATATTTAAATAAAATTATGAAAGAAAAAATGGAAAAAGATGAAAATAATTATCCAACCTATATAGAGGGAGTAGATATAAAAAGTGGAGTAGAGAGGATATTAGGAAATAAAGAGCTCTATTTTAAATTTATTTATGATTTTATTGATAAAAGTCAGAAGTATGTTGAAGAGATTAAAGGGTATCTATATAAAAATGATATTGAAAACGCAAGAAAAGTAGCACATGCTTTAAAAGGAGTATCTGGTAATTTATCAGCAAAAGATATTCAAGAAAAATCAACTAAATTAGAAAAAATATTGAAAGATAATGGCGATTATAAAGAAGAATTAGTTGAATTAGAAAAAGTTGTTGGAATCTTTGTGCATTCAGCTAATGAAAATAAAAAGTAA
- a CDS encoding ABC transporter permease produces MIKMAFRNIFRNKKRTVLAIISVALGIGGLIFGLSYIKGLELLFQKENTKVMGEVRVTVKNYELKSKLMDVSSSISVNLKKKILKIEGVKRVDGIINFGAYIFSDNDDSKGLGFGVEKNSYIKDKVYRGKFLTKIGDIVVGKKIQEKLNLKIGDKITVLTATKGASTFALNYKISGFYNIGGPLNNSFSILLNDAMYLLDMEGEVTELHVYGENIKLANTIKLKLMDILKTDNVEIKKWDEIGAASITQVWNATKAVMIIILGLLSAVVIVNTMVMSVFERKKEIGVMKAFGMSRIKIIKLICTEGLFMGVIGSLLGILIGGFAGYYFSVNGIFLGSSMNGVMGNIDIGDTLYTKLAISDIIVSGITGIIVGIFASFIPAVIEIRKRVVRNLYE; encoded by the coding sequence ATGATTAAGATGGCTTTTAGAAATATTTTTAGAAATAAAAAAAGAACTGTACTTGCTATTATTTCAGTTGCTCTTGGAATAGGTGGGTTGATTTTTGGACTTAGTTACATAAAGGGACTTGAACTGTTATTTCAAAAAGAAAATACTAAAGTAATGGGAGAAGTTAGAGTTACTGTGAAAAATTATGAACTAAAATCTAAACTTATGGATGTATCATCATCTATTTCAGTAAATTTAAAAAAGAAAATATTAAAAATTGAGGGAGTAAAAAGAGTAGATGGAATAATAAACTTTGGAGCATATATTTTTTCTGATAATGATGATTCAAAAGGTCTTGGATTTGGAGTTGAAAAAAACAGTTATATAAAAGATAAAGTATATAGAGGAAAATTTCTCACAAAAATTGGAGATATAGTTGTAGGGAAAAAAATACAAGAAAAATTAAATTTAAAAATTGGAGATAAAATAACTGTACTTACTGCAACAAAAGGAGCTTCAACTTTTGCGTTAAATTATAAAATAAGTGGATTTTATAATATTGGTGGACCTTTAAATAACAGTTTTTCAATATTATTAAATGATGCAATGTATCTTTTGGATATGGAGGGAGAAGTTACAGAATTACATGTATATGGAGAAAATATAAAGTTGGCAAATACAATAAAACTAAAACTAATGGATATATTAAAAACAGATAATGTTGAGATAAAAAAATGGGATGAAATTGGAGCAGCTTCTATTACTCAAGTATGGAACGCTACAAAAGCAGTTATGATAATAATTTTAGGATTACTCTCTGCAGTAGTAATTGTTAATACAATGGTAATGTCAGTTTTTGAAAGGAAAAAAGAGATAGGTGTAATGAAAGCATTTGGAATGAGTCGTATAAAAATAATAAAATTAATTTGTACAGAAGGGTTATTTATGGGAGTAATTGGAAGCTTATTAGGAATTTTAATAGGTGGCTTTGCAGGATATTATTTTTCTGTTAATGGAATTTTTTTGGGAAGTTCTATGAATGGAGTAATGGGAAATATAGATATTGGAGATACACTATACACAAAATTAGCAATATCTGATATAATAGTTAGCGGAATAACTGGAATTATAGTTGGAATATTTGCAAGTTTTATACCTGCGGTAATTGAAATAAGAAAAAGAGTTGTACGAAATTTATACGAATGA